The nucleotide sequence AACGAAAATTAAAATGCAGAAATTGATAAaggctttaataaaaaaaaagaccttAGAAGTTAAACTGAATAGCGAATATTTATGCTTCTCACTATTCCAATTAAGAATCATAAAGAAGCTTTCTGGGTGCAAAACAAAAAGTCAAATGAAAGCGTTTTACCTAATTAAAGAACAGTTATAAGTCGagtaaaaaagaagaaatttgcTCGAGATTAAGGTGTTTTGCAAATATGCAAATTCATTCTTCTCTCTAGCTTGAAATTCATACGTGGAGCTTCTTTGTTGAATCTGGTTTATGATTTCCGGGAAGAAAGTAAAAGATTTTCTAATTGGCTTATTTCATGAGCTGAATTTGCACTATAGatcttataaaataaaattttacagtgACTGGATAAAGTGAAAGGGAAAATTGAATTGGTGATTGTAATTTGCTTGAGAAAAGCTCAAGTGATTGGGATATGGGGCATAATTGTAATTTACTTCCCCTTTCGCTAGCATTTGGACTCAGCTGATGAATCGTCTTCAGCAGCGTCTGGAAGTGGTGCTAATACCCATTGATAACTTCTGTGAACCCTACAGTAGTGGGCCATCGTCACCGGCTGGAGAAGAATTGGACTGGAAGAGTCCACTGGGACAGACAATAAGTCCGATGCAGGTGATCTATAGGGAAACATCGGCAACATGGGTGAATGTACATGATTTGCTTCATTTTCTCGATGTCACTCCTACTACGGTGTCCTTTCTCTGGGCATCGGAAGAGAGTGGCTTCCGGCATTTGTACTTGGTGACGTCCAGTTTGCTGGGCAATAGTGTCAATGGAGTGAGAGATGAGATGTCCCAGATCTCATCTAGTCCTGATGATTCTCACACTAATACAGCAAATCTCCATCCGCGGATTGTCAATAAAGTAGCCCTGACTGGTGGTGAATGGGAGGTTTTGGGCAGGAATCTCTGGATGGATTCAGCTCGACAGATAATCTATTTCCAAGGACTGAGAGAGAGTCCACTAGAGAAGCATCTCTATGCTGTTAGTCTGAGATCACCGGGAAATGTGAGCCTTCTTACGAAACGAGGCTATTCGTATACAGTGGACTTCAATCAGGACTGCACAATTTTGGTCCAGACGTACTGCAACATCCAAGAACTGCCCACGTGTGAAGTGAAGAGTGTCACGCAGACGTGCACAAATGGAAGTGTCAATGGCCTTGTTCTCACATCACTGGGCTTCCTTCTTGAAGGAGGTGCCCCTGAGAATCCTCACTACTGCCCCTCCATCTACAATCCTCGCCTCCACAATGGTGAAGTTCTCTATGCCATGGTGTTCAAGCCACACAATTTCACACTTGGCGTCAAATATCCAACAATTCTCAATGTGTACGGTGGACCAGAAGTTCAGACCGTCAACAACACCTTCAAGGTATGTTCAAATTGATTTGTTTCAGTGCTTGTATTCAATGGAAGATTCCTATTTGAATTTACAATGAGACTCAGTGTCACTCATTGGATGAATAATTGAGTAGATAGAGGCACGACAATCTTCGACTGGCTGAAGGGTGTTTCGACATTTTATTTGTAAGAGACAATCTCATTGTCCTACTTTCAGGGGAAATTCATGTGATTTAAGAGAAATTGCATTGCACCTTGAAGTTCCAATTGATAGAGGCCTTTTggaatttaatgttttatttattggGAGAAAGGAACTCTTTGGGACTTCCAAATCACATCAACCAATTTAGGCTATTCATAATactcaaaaactattaaaatttgCCTCCTGAATTCTAAGATGAATCCTTAagtttcaaattatttaatcggcctttaaaaattattcttatttacCTGGAATGTAACATTTTGCCCCATCTTCTCCAAATAATATGATAACTAGAATCTTTTGGGTGGGACTCTAAGAATCTCAAGGAAAATATGGATATTCTAAATTCTAAACCTAAATAATCTTTTTAAACTAAACTatttaaaatggataaaaatgcGGTTCTTGTGAATGTGCAAAACACACTATAAAAATGTCCATATCTAGGATATTTTGCAAGAAccctacaataaaaaaaaatccgaaaaagttaaaataacattccgcaaatgttaattttaccttgcagtattgatccaaaatcagggtaaatattaccctttttaggtgtattatgggttaaagttacccttttttatgttaattttaccctttaaaaaggtgtaaaattaacattaaaaaatgttgatatatttttacacctaaaaagtgttaaatttttgaggaaaaagtgttaatcgtaccctctttttttctcagtgtatagatTCCtaagcaaagatatttttgatcaaaaaatcggGAAGTCGACTCGATGGATATATTACGGTGCGGAAAGAGATTAAATTAATTCGAAAAGTCGAATTTATCCTATAGGAATTATCTTGAATTTCTAATCAAAATCGTTTCCAATTTTCCGAAGAGGGAGTTATTGCAAGTTATTGGAAGTTattagaaatgaaaaaaaatagaagtttATATCTTAGATAAATGCAAtcggtttttaaataaaatccagTAATGAGCAGTTTAtacctaatttttatccgaaattcaattatattaccttgtaaggtattttgggcaatgttttttattaatttataaatccgtttaaattggttgtgaaccgattatgaacctgtaaataatttttgtccgaaaatcaattttattactcttaaaactattttgggagaTCTCTTGAATTAGTGATGGATCAATTTAAACTGGTTAAGAACcaataaacagtaaatgatgagAAAGTAGGTACATTTGAGATATAGCCCAAGTCATAAATTCGAGCAATTCGCAAAGCATTGAATGCCTTGCCAcccctttaaaataaatttccttagattttcttttaattactaattttttttcgcgGTACACTTCCGCAATGTGTGACACGGAACTCAGACTTAAGGTTCAACTCAGTTACCACagttctttaaatttaaaaaaaaaagaaattttactgattttacaAAACGTAGTtgataatgatattaattaatatccaatcttaagccagtatttttcataaattttatctgATAAGAAACTAAAGAAATTAAGCCATTATGGTTAAACTTTTTAGGTCTACAAACCGTATTAACATGAATTTTAAGCTCTAACCCGTCAGACAACACAATTAAActgaaatacagtgggacctcgatagagtcaacccccgttagactcaatctccaatagagtcaacagctatatTTTTACTCTACGTACTCCGATAGTGTCAACTTGGGCCCAAATtaactccgatagagtcaacttttcttgtattattgaactaataatattatatgattttattatgatcttttcgaaataaCCAGTCTTATGTGTATCAACtttgaacacaagaaaaaatatttatgtaaggacatggtaattttttgataaaaatcgtaggtgtattaaccgtgtaataattttccaacaaaataattttctttacgttattttaagctttttgacagattgaaagttctcttgtcttttctctcttgtcttaagattttttgattaggtctatgaccacaatgtaaggaatttggagccatcattaatttgtaagtgaataatattatagcaaaaacaaaaaaaatgaactcaAATTACGAAAAAACGTACAGGATGAtagattttttgagtataacatagtgaagaaacttttctaaatttattcgaattttttaaagaccttacttctttaaaaaatgtacatgataaacgatcataaaaattacacttctaaagaaaacgtgtaaatttatcaaaatatcagtatctcaaaagaaaatttggatcaaaaacaaaaataagcaacaaaaacttaaaattgttAAGGAAATTCGTTTAAAAGAAATcacctgcgggtatgcaaattttcttgatgcataatgccatttcgcgcattttttcggtcccgaaaatgtgggtaatcccgggactgagtgtattttctaataatacaaaaaaatctttaaaatcattccttaatctccaacttttatctaaacacacgacttttttggaccagagggtgtagaatttatggattaatttaataaaatattctactatcgtgttgaatttatcaatgatctagtacaaacataaaataatacccctttatttcaaaatttcacattttaattgattttttcagacTCCGATAAAATCAATGAATCCAATAGAGTTAACAGGCCCGGAAATAATtaattgactctatcgaggtcccactgtatatttaatttttaattacaaattgatcattatttaatttgtttCATTATTGTTTCAAATCtcttataatttaaataaaaaaataataatatcgaTATTAATTTAGGTAAGTATAATGAAGTTTTGCGATTAGGTTACATTTTATGTGAGATtccttacgtttttttttttaatctggtgTTGAATAACTCATCTAAAATGCAATTTAAGcaagttattttttaataaatttttatattggaatttttctctatAAACATTACTTTTGATTTGACCGATAACAGTGTTTATTATTCATGAACTATTCACTTCGAAATGCCATGCaataaataacttgaaaaaataaaagaagtaaaagaaaggattctaaatttttatataaattttttaagtttatcaaaatctattaaaaaatgCAAGAATTACGAAGGAGATTATGAAAATATGTTTGATATTTCAAACATTCATTGTCGATGAATCTTTTGAGGCGTGTCgtcggtatattttttttattagctgGAAATTCTCCTTTCCAGGGAATGCGTCAGCTTCGGATGCACATGCTGGCAGCTCAAGGCTATTGTGTCATCTGTGTGGATTCACGTGGCTCTCGCCACAGAGGGGTAAAGTTCGAAAGTTACTTGAGATGCCGAATGGGAACTGTTGAGCTTGCTGATCAAGTGgaagttcttaaaattttggCAGAGCAATTGGGGTACATTGATATGAATCGCGTAGCAATTCATGGATGGTCCTATGGTAATAGACAAAAAGGATAGGGTTAAAGAAGGGATAGAGTGATTCTTTTTTCTTTGGTGTGGTCTTTTTTAGGGGGATATTTGAGCCTTATGGGATTGGTTCAGTATCCGGATGTTTTTCGGGTGGCTATTGCTGGTGCTCCGGTAACTAATTGGGAATACTACGATACAGGATATACAGAGAGATATATGAATTTGCCTGAGAACAATCGACAAGGATATACAGCTGGTTCTGTGCTGAGTTACATCAATAAATTCCCAGAAGAGTAAGGATAGAGATGGAGGAATTTTTGGAGAAGTTttgtgttaattttcttttgtgggggatttgttttttttctcttgcagGGAAAATCGTCTACTTATAATTCATGGCCTAATCGATGAGAATGTGCACTTCTTTCATACTTCTCAGCTCATTAATTGCCTGATAAAGGCCAATAAACCGTACCAGTTGCAAGTTTATCCCAATGAACGTCACTCACTGCGCAATCTGGAAGCTAGTAAACACTATGAGACCACACTTCTATCCTTCCTGCAGAATaatttgtgaattaatttaGGGAGATGAAGGACGTTGGAGTTGGTTGTTTCTAatgcttttggaattttgcatTGTGAAACTACCAATTGGTAAGTTCtgcaattttattagaaaaaaaacattgaagaaGAATTGTAACAATTTATGCAAGAGGATGAAGAATTACGGTCATTGTTTTGCAATGTTGTTTTATCGGGGAATTTGTTTatctataattattattattattattttttactttagaaTTTTATCATTATGCCAAgtcatttttttaatctatctccttttatttctttttctaagaaaatattTACTTATGCGTTATAAGGAAAATAAGTAAGATAAAAAAAGctaattaaatattaagaagCGATGAAAGTAATACGTATTTTAATAACAATATTTAGTAGATCAgataaaaaaagtatataagTAATTGTTactgttttttcttttgtagaAATATCACAACGCTAaatggaatgtttttttttttataattttttcccaTTCTTGTCAATACTCcaagaatttaattatttaaaagagaATGTGCGAAACTGGAGATTTAAtagcttttgtgatttattgaaaagattgaaaaaaaagaagaaacaaaaaatagtaaagagaacaagaatattttgcactcttttttagataaaacatttgaaaaaataataattttcatttcattagaTATTTCTCTATAACGAAAATTATCTGGTTGTTGATGAGATTctgtaatttatttgcatgaaaagtttttagtattaaaaagaaaaatttcctttttcagTTGTAcagaaaagattaaaaaaaaattgtgaaatatggCATGAATCCTAAAcaatattaatttctttttttaatgtccGAATTATAAGCAATTTAATGTGAACACTTTTCACTTTGGacacaagattaaaaaaaaaaagaaatatgatGAAAATTTAGCGCTATTTTTGTGTACAATGAATATGGAAACaattgtatttttatatttGCGAAAGGAGAAATAATAGATTATATTATtaagtgaaaagaaaaaaaaacaaattgcaaGAGGTAATAAATTCttgcaaatatgctcaaaataTAATCCAACACAATTTTTCCCCTTCTCAGCTAATCACCAATCTCCACCATGCTAGACtaatatctatttttttctcaattatcgCGACAGAACAGTATGATTATCATGTGCAATTGTTAACTTGTGGAAATGTCCTCCTTCATTTCCAATTCTCATGAATAAAACAActcgaaattttgcaatttacgATCCTTTATTCAATTGCTTCCCTgctccacaaaaaaaaacaaaaatcgacTGAATCAG is from Phlebotomus papatasi isolate M1 chromosome 1, Ppap_2.1, whole genome shotgun sequence and encodes:
- the LOC129800745 gene encoding dipeptidyl peptidase 8, producing the protein MEMPLIVPLRNPGGTSKKKSWSELKGVVTELRRHLMALSSVIPANINFRTLSDGRIRIYFLSTPPNGWETTLLYVDIAQTDDITPKRLHWNLLLEPTISSLTSTSTSREVQLLLERKRLSTWGISSYELHQGSGKIVFPASSTLYQCHDTGFHSGTVFPTELRICQLWAAIDPQICPQNSDLVAYVCGGDIWVTHTVSLHGERLTYAHDGRRPFSDDPLSAGVPSYVMQEEFNRYQGFWWQPQSEDGVYRIVYEEVDESDVTLYTFPSSDSVGGEYEEYRFPRAGSPNAKSKLKLVQFSLSENLQISDICIKDMQCPLTYAFPWMEYIVRVGWTPDSKYIWTQLMNRLQQRLEVVLIPIDNFCEPYSSGPSSPAGEELDWKSPLGQTISPMQVIYRETSATWVNVHDLLHFLDVTPTTVSFLWASEESGFRHLYLVTSSLLGNSVNGVRDEMSQISSSPDDSHTNTANLHPRIVNKVALTGGEWEVLGRNLWMDSARQIIYFQGLRESPLEKHLYAVSLRSPGNVSLLTKRGYSYTVDFNQDCTILVQTYCNIQELPTCEVKSVTQTCTNGSVNGLVLTSLGFLLEGGAPENPHYCPSIYNPRLHNGEVLYAMVFKPHNFTLGVKYPTILNVYGGPEVQTVNNTFKGMRQLRMHMLAAQGYCVICVDSRGSRHRGVKFESYLRCRMGTVELADQVEVLKILAEQLGYIDMNRVAIHGWSYGGYLSLMGLVQYPDVFRVAIAGAPVTNWEYYDTGYTERYMNLPENNRQGYTAGSVLSYINKFPEEENRLLIIHGLIDENVHFFHTSQLINCLIKANKPYQLQVYPNERHSLRNLEASKHYETTLLSFLQNNL